The genomic DNA GGTATTGGGAATCTCTCTGTATGATTCCTTCTTCTCGGATAATGAAAAGTTGATCAATGAGAGTCACATTGGCAGATGCGGCATTGTCTCTATCACATGTGGATTATTGAAGAGACTGAACATGAACCTAGAGGAGTATTCCTTTATCTCTGGCCCAAGTCTTGGTAGCATCACATCAGGTTATATAAGTGGATCTTATTCTTTTGCAACCATGCTACAGATGATTGTGTCAATGGTAGAGAGTGAAAAGGCGATTTATTCCGATGATCGGTTTGGCAATTATATGTTCTATAACATTAGTCAGAAGAAGCTGTTGGAAATAATGGAAGAAACAAACAAGCAGGGTCATTATGTGGCGCCTTGTATGTTCACAGCAGATAATCAAATGATTATTACTGGGGAATTGACTGCGCTGGAAAAGATGGGCTGGGACGTATTGAAAAGCGGAGGTCTCGGTGTGCATATCCCTTACAGTCCTCCCGCACACTCGTCCATGATGGGTGAAGTTAGGGATCTTTTTAAGAAATCGTTTATGGAGAGCCATGAGTTTGAAAATCCATCTATTCCTAACATCTGCAACAATACAGCAAAACCGATGGTTCAAGGGAAGGAGATCAAGCGGTCTCTTACAGAACAGTATGTCCTGCCTGTCAGATGGACAGATATTCTTCACCTTCTAAAAGAAGAGGGGGTCGAGCAGCTTGATATTATCGGACCAGGGAAGTTTTTGGTGAAATCGATGGAGTTCACTGATGTATCGTTTACCCTTAAAAGTTACCTAGAGATTGAAGATTTCCAAATGACCAGAAGTTGACCATGGAGGGGTATGATGAGTAAATCAGTCTTTTTATTTCCTGGAATGGCCAAGTCGGAATATCGGGACTTTAAAACCTTTATAGAGAAATCATCTATAGCCCAATCTCTTTATAAAGAAGCAGAGAGGTGCATGGATTATCCTTTGCTTGAGAAATTCTCAAGCGGGGATACGTCTATTGTGACGGAGCGTTGTTCATACTTTGTCAACACACTTGCCTTGTTGTATGAATTTCAAGAGCGTCATCCTGAGGTAGACCCTGACTATATCATCGGATCCAGTTTCGGTATTACACCTGCAGGGATTTTCTTGGGAAGCATCGATTTTTCAGATGCCTTGAAGATGGTAAGAGATACAGCTCTTGTAGAAGATTCCTACTTGAGTAATCTTGATGCTGAGTACTGCACACATTTCATTTACAAATATTCTTTGGATGATTTGGAAGACATTGTAGAATCATTCAGATCTCAAGGTAAATGGATTGAGATATCAGTATTCATTTCGG from Rossellomorea marisflavi includes the following:
- a CDS encoding ACP S-malonyltransferase, with the translated sequence MMKKALILPPQMTIRTGHLLEYYNQFEEVQSYFDEASEVLGISLYDSFFSDNEKLINESHIGRCGIVSITCGLLKRLNMNLEEYSFISGPSLGSITSGYISGSYSFATMLQMIVSMVESEKAIYSDDRFGNYMFYNISQKKLLEIMEETNKQGHYVAPCMFTADNQMIITGELTALEKMGWDVLKSGGLGVHIPYSPPAHSSMMGEVRDLFKKSFMESHEFENPSIPNICNNTAKPMVQGKEIKRSLTEQYVLPVRWTDILHLLKEEGVEQLDIIGPGKFLVKSMEFTDVSFTLKSYLEIEDFQMTRS